In one window of Bradyrhizobium diazoefficiens DNA:
- a CDS encoding DUF72 domain-containing protein: MARVLIGTSGWHYQSWRGSFFPEGLPLKQQLRFYASQFETTELNGVFYRTPTPEAVKAWREQTGEDFIFAWKASKFITHWKRLSDASENSLALLEDRASLLVGKVGPILFQLPPQFEANADRLASFFKLLSKKRRYSFEFRHPSWYQSRILRMLADENISLCLSDHHDAPAPWKRTADFVYVRGHGPSGRYHGHYTKPTLAQWARRITSWKRQGCDVYVYFDNDQKSAAPADARKLKALLEPTLRDHPQPNRRSP, from the coding sequence ATGGCACGCGTCCTGATCGGCACGTCCGGCTGGCATTACCAGTCCTGGCGCGGCTCCTTTTTTCCGGAAGGTTTGCCGCTGAAACAGCAGCTTCGTTTTTACGCCAGCCAGTTCGAGACCACCGAGCTGAACGGTGTCTTCTACCGCACACCGACGCCCGAGGCGGTGAAGGCTTGGCGGGAGCAGACCGGCGAGGACTTCATCTTCGCCTGGAAGGCGTCCAAATTCATCACGCATTGGAAGCGTCTGTCCGATGCCAGCGAAAACAGCCTCGCGCTGCTGGAGGATCGCGCTTCCTTACTTGTCGGCAAGGTTGGTCCGATCCTGTTCCAGCTGCCGCCGCAGTTCGAAGCCAATGCCGACAGGCTTGCCTCCTTCTTCAAGCTGCTGTCGAAGAAGCGCCGCTACAGTTTCGAGTTTCGGCATCCGAGCTGGTATCAATCCCGCATCCTGCGGATGCTGGCGGACGAGAACATCTCGCTCTGTCTGTCAGATCATCACGATGCACCGGCGCCCTGGAAGCGCACAGCCGACTTCGTCTATGTGCGCGGTCACGGCCCAAGCGGGCGTTACCACGGCCACTACACCAAGCCCACGCTCGCGCAATGGGCGAGGCGCATCACATCCTGGAAGCGGCAGGGCTGCGACGTCTATGTCTATTTCGACAACGACCAGAAGAGCGCAGCGCCAGCCGATGCGCGGAAGCTGAAGGCGTTGCTCGAGCCCACGCTCAGGGACCACCCGCAACCGAACCGGCGATCACCATGA